In the genome of Sander lucioperca isolate FBNREF2018 chromosome 18, SLUC_FBN_1.2, whole genome shotgun sequence, the window ATTAGTAACGTAAACGaaattagctaacattagccaactGCTAGCGTAGCAAAATGCCCGCCGAGCACttctagctaatgttagctagctacattgAGAATCACTAATGTTAATTAAATTTAATTAGTTGAACTATGGAAACTGTAGACATTTTCTAGGTAACGTTAAGATAAGGCGATGTTTGCAAATTCCCTACttcactaacgttagctaacgtaatatatatatatatatatatattattttattttttttattttttttttttattacaagcCATTGACcgtaactaacgttagctagctagctagctaaatccCAGTCAAGGCTACGTTGAGGGAAATTATTTAGCCAACCATGATGAATTGACAAGACACTTAGCTTTGTTGAAGAAAATTACAGGGTGACCCTAAATGCAACGTTATTAGAGAAAAATGCACGCTGTGTGTAGCTAGGTTTGTTCTGTAAGTAACGTTAACTAGCTACATGTTGTCGGTGCCAGCTCATGCTGGCAATGGCCCCTTTTGAAACCCTGGACGTTATATTTTTAAGGAGTCCGCcatttagctagctaagtaaATGCATAAcgttaaatagaaaaaaaatggttATTCGTTTTATTTAAACCACCCTGCCAAATTTGGTGTCTTTTGAAATTATGTGTTCTTTGTTTATCTTTAAAATGAAACCCTGTGAGTTTATGCTAATATGAGTTTGTGAAGATAAACCCACCAgttaacttagctagctaagcTATAGCAAGTGTGTGTCGATTCATTTCCGATTTCATTGTATTCAGGGTTTGGGTCAGGGTCATGCACTTCTCATTAAcgttacttttacttaagttgaCTTATGAAGGATGATGGATCTAATgaactcaaatatatttttcttgaaatattcgATTTTCAGCTACTAGCTAAtgaaattaaaacatttaagtACTATACAAGTTCATTTTATATTTATCACTTTGATTTTAGCTCCAATCATTgactataaaaacatttttgttgttttccaatGATGATCTGAAGGTAGTTAACTGACGATCTGATGTATgtgttttattctgttttcaacAGACATGGATGATAAAGCGCATTTGACAACAAACCCAATTTTCAATAGGCTCAATCCAGCCAAACATTTTACACCTCTGTCCATTTATTCAAGGATGATCACTTGTGAGGAAAAGGCCAGTCTCGATCACCAGACAAAGCTCTCAAACCCGTTTATTAATTTTAAAATTGAGTTGGTAAACAATAGTGctggaaaaagaaaattggaGGATGACAGTTATCAGACTCCAGCAAAAAAGGCCAGTAGTCCAAAGGATGTGTCCCCAGACCTCGGGTGTTTCATGGACTACAGCAGCTCTCCTGCAACACAGGACTCAGTGTCCCCCTTTGCCAACTCTACGCCTGCATTGTTAGATAAGACACAAGATATTAAGAGTGAAATAAAAAGTGTGAGTTCTCAGCTACGCTCAGAGCAAGTTGAGTGCTGTTCCTCAACACAGCCAGGGGGTAGTAAGGGGACTGCACCACACAGTTTGAGGTGTGAGAAAGATCTTGCACCTGCCTTTGACTGTGATGTTGAGGACATCTTGTGCCTCAATCCCTTGGGCACTGCTGTAGGATTTTCTCAAAATAAGCCAGTTTTAACTGTGGCAAATGGACAACACTTGGATAGAGGAGATGGACAAGTGGAGGAAGGACGAGAGGAGCTTAAGAAAGAAATGCATCTGAATGTAAATGATGTAGAAGAGGATAAGGGTTATTTCTCCATGTCCTACATAAAGGACCTTAAAATGGGAAAGAACCCCTCTCAGTCAGTATACTCTCAGGTGCCTCCAGCTACCTCGAGTTCCCTGCTAAGGTTAGGTGAGGTTGAGACTCCAGAGAAGGAGTACCTGCGTGTTAGATCCAAGAAGGGGGACCATCCTGAATGTTCATCTGAGCCAGGTTGTCCTAAACAAGCTGTGCGGTCTGGACAGGAAGTTTCCTTCACAGTTAGGGATTTGTGTCCTATTGTAAGTGGGCCATTGTTGAAGCCTGATAACTGTCCTGTAGAGCTTTTAGAAGGTGATGTTGATGAGGCATGGAATATTGGTTCCCCCATATTTGAATCATCCATGTTTCAAGCCACACCTGGCGGAGCGGAAACCACTCTGGACACTTCTTATGAGACCACATTACCCCTCCAAGTTCAGGTAAGCAGAGTTGCCATTGATGTGGTCCTGCACGCATGCGGTCATGTTTGTTTGCATGTCACGTGCTCATTTTGTACAATATGTAGTGTGCGTTCTgcaacttgtgtgtgttttttcaagGTGAAATCGGTTGTGGTGGCTCTTGGTCAGCACACCTCCAGCAGtaacacaacagcagcagcttctctGCCAGAGCAAACCGCTAACCCCACCAAGCTGAGCCAAGATGAGAACAGAGGTTCCACGTCTGCCAAATGTGTCAGTGCCAGGAGTCGAAGGTACTGTAGTAGCCTCTGCCACCTGTAGGGAGAGCTGTTGAACCATATAAAACACAATGTGGAAGGGCAACTGTGTTTGTCCTTGATAATACTCTCATATTtttacctgtctgtctttctgtgccATAGGGCTGTCAGAAGTCGAACATGGGCTTAtttaatagtaaaaaaaaatccaaactatcggatgctgaaattactactgcaatgtttattttttataaatgtgatGGCAAACTTCAGTGAATCTCGCCCAAAGGGCGGCACACCGTGTTGTAGAACTCTGAAGCAGAAAGAAGAATTTATGAAAATTCCAGAGTTTTTGTTTGGTGGCTGTGTGGTTTAGCTATCAGAGGCCCATACTTATGCTTGAACAGAAGCAGCTGCTCAGCTATTGCAAGCTGAGAGCTGAGTGTTAGACGGCATCACTTTGATTACTCTTCTAACAAGATCAACACAAAAGTGATTCACTGTGTAAGTGACAATTTCCTGCTCTGAGTATAAATGCGTTTTAGTGATGGCAGTAAATGGACAGATTAAGTCAAAGCACAGTATAGTTCATCCCTGAGACATCTGTCCAGCTGAGCAGCTGTTTTAAGTAGCTTGGCTAATGCTAGCTACAGTTAACATCATGTAGATGAGGTCTGCAGATTATTTTATACAAAACCAGTGAGGCTGAAGTCTGTTGTGGGTAGATTGGGGTAACCTGTTTTACATTTATGTATTCAATGACATTACGGGTTATTTACTGTTGAAGGCTACTGCAGTTTTGATAATAAAGGTCATTATTTGTTAGATATGTCCATCACCTCTAGCCTGATCTAAAGAAGCTTGAAGTTTGTGGAGCTGTTTGCTGTGGGCTACtcttagggccctgacacaccaacctgattatagtccgtcggacagtctggcgaggtcagtgactcaagtctgttcggtgtgttccgtgccgtcggaggagctgtcggccttcattttggccgacccgacatgctcagtcggagacagggcagtcgggactcacccggaaatggcgagcggatgagccgctcaatgagcctttgtcgatctgaaatgaagacagattcagcaactgtatggcctatttctcgcttaaaatgttttcagaaacacgtttcggtgaactattttagtacaatatgagatcgtattctgaacaagccgccatgaattttcggagaaaaaagacccacgtgacgcgttcgtcctatcagttgccggttttcattttctgggaaacaatacagagaagcgccgcctgctgctatggagacgtattacgtttcgcacatgcgcagagcgtacgcttaAGTCGGCgttgcctcagtgtgttttgaggcatttttttggacctcgggccTTTTCTgtcgacggtcggccgtctggttggtgtgtaacagcgCTTACACTTagctgaaatggaaacactgtgCTGTTATGGGGGTTTTATCAAAGGTATACATATTTTTAAGGTTCCTGTTCTACAGTATtgaagagggggaaaaaaaaaacttaatattCGAATACCAAAATTGCAAATCGGTTACCTacccaataaaagaaaaaaaaaaaaaaatatatatatatatatatatatatatatatatatatatatatatatatatatatatatatatatatatatatatatatatatatagttgtagTAGTTATATAGTTTTGTATAGaggttttgtctttttcagGCCAGTGATCTTTGACAGGGAGGTGGACTGGGAGCGTGAGAAACGGCTCTATGTTCATTCTGTCACCAGACACGTGAAAGAGCATCAAGGCGCCAATCCAGGTATGACCCTGAGCTCTACCAGACACACCAGAGAACCACAATACACCCGCCTATCATGTTCATTTTTTAAGTGTGGTTTCACAAAAGCATACTTGTTTCCTGAAGATGTCATGAGTGAGCTGCTGACCCTGATGACCCGTGTGGCCGACCAGGCTTCAGGCACAGATGGCCGACAGTGGCAGCATCCCTCTGATCTCACGCGCAGGTACATGGCTCTCACTGGGTTTCTTCTTAGTTACAAAGAGGTGTGGATTTCAAATAGTCCTAAAGCAGACCTGTTTCAGCCAACGCAAAATACAGATCTGTGCTTATTTTTAGGAACTACCGAAGACGGCTTGGAATCCAAATGCCTAAAATGACCCTCCCTGAATGGCAGGCCAGGAATTACGGAACACACAAGCGCTTTGCCAAGGtcccaaaaatctttgaaaggAGCCCGTTTCCCTAAATTTGGCAAATGTTTTACCTTGTACCAACGGCACTTAATATTAATGTTTGTACTGTTCTTTCCTATTTATATATGtggtgtttatttttgtttaagtgCGGCTCTCTATTTTTGTTAACTATGCATGCCCCCATGTTGACAATATAGAAATTATGCTAAGGAGCAAGCATCTTAAtgttttactatatttgaaACTgtgcatgttttaatgtgtatgtgcatgttttgtttttctactgtTTGAAATGTTCTAAGTATTTGCTGTTGTGCCGAGTGCAAAGGTATCCTCTATTCATGTTTACTCTGGATATGATTAGGACAGTCCAGCATGTATTGACACGTTTCATATCTGTTCCTGTTGATTTATTTCCTGTTGATTAAGTGTACTGTTACATTGTCCACCCTTGTACAACCTGTGAAGCCTAGTGTTTGATTGGAGAGGAAACAGTTGGTGGAAGGTATAGTGCAGGGCGAAGTCattgatttaaatgttttatgtaatCCTGGTAATGTTTACCTAGAGGTTTTAGTCCAACCCTGCATACAACCTCTAGAGATTCATGTAAATAGACATTACTGCACATTTAACTCAAAATCGAGGAAACTGATAGAAATATTGGATTACTTATTTTTATGACATCACAGTCAACACACCTTTGCAGTTATGTGATttaatatgttttgtatgtggGCAGGCAGAAATTGTTTTTGTGCCCCACACATTGGCACAGTGTTAGCAGGAAGCGATTGAGAGGTCTCAGTGGTGGatatttcaaaacatgaccactAGGGGTTACATGGTAAAATGTTAGCCGTGATTTGTGTGAACTGACCTTTTAATTgtacaacagcagtgaccacaGTGTACTCTCGGCTGCTTAAGAGGATACTCTGCACTGTGGTCTCATTAAACCCTGTAACATTGTAAGAAAAGTTTTAAGTGTCAGTGTGCCACAGGTGCCGAGTGGAGAACTCAGGCCCTAAAGTCAGCAGGGCTGTGTAGGGGTAAGATGGTTTTCTTGATGAAGTACTCGTCACTTATAATAAAGCCTAGCCTGTTCATCTGCCACTACAGTTGTCATCACTTGTGTGTTGTAATGTTTGAATAATGCTGCATCTTTGTCAGCTTTAAAAGAGTTAACTTCTCACCATCCGAGTGCTGTGTACAGGCTGGCAGAAGTGACCATGTGGAGCCCAAATACAGGGAACTAATCGGCATGGCGCCCATTCGTTAAATAATGCAAGCTGTTAAATGTGTATGTACAGATAGTGGGGCAGCCTGTCCTGGCCAGCCATCCAGAAGGCAGAGGTATGTGGGTGTCAGTAAAGGCCTTGTGACACGTACTGTGCAGACTGCAGGGCATGTGTGCATCAGAGGAACCGCAGCACCTCTACACCTTTTCCAACCATGTTTTGCCCCTCCAGAGTCATGAGCAGGATGACAGCAGTGAAGAAATGGTTTCTGTTTATCTGAAATGCCTTACAATTCTTTGGCTGTGTTGGGTTTTGTCAAAACAGTGTACCGCTCAAAACCGAGACTGAGATAGAAGCCATGCATGTCAGCTACAAAATCCCACTGCCTTTATTTGACCAAACAATTGCTCTTGTATTGATAAATGGATACCAGATGTACCTAATTTAATTTGGGACTTGGCTAAGATCCAAGTCATTTGTTGTGTTGTGCTATTTAAGTCTCATTGATTTCAAAGTCATAGGCACGTTTTCTTACACAAGCTGCTAACTCGACAGTAAATGTTGACTGAAACCATATTGTTTGGTGAATTTTTTAGAAGGATTAATGTCCTCCTCAGGCAAAACTCCATTCCTCCCCAGTAACAGTAAGATGACCAACTGTCGGTCTATGTGCTTTTCTGATGGAGGAAACTGACGGTTGAAGCCAGAGCTTCGCTGCCTTGGTTCTGTAAGTTTTCTTAAGAAATAAATCTACTAACCtgacctttttctttttttgcacagaaatgtttagacaatctcatttttagttttaaatGTCACTTGTTAATGCCATTGTTCACAATTAAGATCAGACAGACTTTGGTTGAAAATATTAagatattttttcattttattgaaGCATACACCATATTCTAAATAACTGAAGTTGTGTAACCTTGTGCATAATAGTTAAACCATGCTAGCCCTCGTTAAGCAATGACTCCTGTACACTTCATTCAATTAATATAAACATGATAGCACTAATAAAGCAGTTCATTTTCTAAAACATGCTGCTTTGTGGATCTCATTACTATATTTAAAGAACTTATGAAATAGTCCAATTTCCCTGTAATATCACAATGATGCATTCCAGGCATGTTTGTAGTTTAATACAAAATACATGTGTGtaagatgttttaaaaaaaaaagaaaagaatccaGTGTATTTTTACTGCTCTGTTGTCTCGTCACAAAGTAGTCCCATTTCTGCTACTAAGCATACcatattttttgggcattgtaTCATACAAACAGTAGCATGAGAACACATCACTGAAAAAAAAGTCCTCAGTGTGTTGCTAGAAGAGTGGTTTGCCACCACAGGGCTCAAGTGGAATGTTGAGTTCTTAGTCGTCACCATAAGATGTAAGTGATTTAAGGATCTGTGGTTGACAGGTGTATTACTAAACCTGTTTTAACCAGCAACACCAATAGTGGCTGGATGTCCTTATAGTTataaatagggttgggtaccgaaacccggttcctacgcaaccagtaggaatcggaccggattagaacgcaaattttcggttcctcatttcggttccacttaatgtgtcaaattaaatattttccctctgttgctccaaaatggacgtaaaaatatcacactttctctgtagtctaccgttagctagctaccgtaaatgtaggctacttttaaaatgccatattttctctctgagctcaccaaaacggacgtaaaagcatattaaccattcactgcatgtgatcactagtaaacatattacactttttcagtttttcaagaatcagtttatgaatcggaatcgttttaaaagtaccggtttggcatcggaatcgtaaaaatccaaacaatacccaaccctaacgaCTTGAAtccagtttgttttttataagtAGGGACAGTAAAGGTCCACGCATGACTGACCGAACAAACTGCACATAACACCACAAGATATGAAATGTGTGGACTCTAATTAGATAGCCAGATGTCTTCCATTAATTCATCCAACATGTCCAAGACCTCTGTGTAGTTGTTAAACATTGTCTAACCCCtcaaattatatattatataactgTTGATATATGTTTGATATAACATCAAACCGAGGCTGCTGGATTATCATCTCTGTGCATGAGAGCTCACTCAAACACATTGCTTGTATGCAGAAGCTGTAacccttaaaggaatagtttgacatttaggGAAAAAATGCTTTTGTGCCAAGAGTTGGATGGGAAAATTGATAGCGCTCATGTCTGAagccctgtttccagtctttatgctaaactaggctatagatatgagagtggtaacAATCTTCTCTACTtgctctctgcaagaaagtgcatgaacatatttcccaaaatgtcacacTATTCTTTAACAGTGAAGTTGGACAACAAACTACAATAGCCCTGCATTTAATAACAAGGTAATAAGGAATATAGTAATTACACCGGCAGTTAAACCACTcagtttttactttttactttttattcagttgtcaagtcaattttatttatatagcccaatatcacaactTTGCCTCAAGGGGCTTTACGATCTGTACAGCATAAGACACCCTCTATAGACCCTCGATTCGGATAAGGACAAATGATTCCTAGTTGAACCTCTGTGACAGTTCTATAAGTAAACCTCTTGTGTTGCTGCCTGAAGTTGCACTCATTTAAGCAACAGAAGaggaaattaaatttaaaaaatacccACAGGGAATGTGTTTAGAAATATATTTTTGGCACACATGGCCCTAGTTTAAAGAAACCATCCAGGGAGACGACAATCATTATCTGTTACTGCGTGTGGATGGATGCCTATCGATTGGAGAGCCAGCAGCTCCGGGTGCAGTGTTCCTGGGGAAAAACAGTTTCAACCAGCTGCAGAAGTTTTCGGTGAAGTGCTGATAACTGGGTAATGCAGCAGAACATGGTTTTGAGGTTTCACAAAGAGATTTTTGTCCTGGTAACAGCTTAAACATCAGTGTTAATCAGTCCGACAGGCCACATTCCTTTTCCCTTTCCCCACTTTATGACTGTACTTTAAACCTGCTCCTGCATCTGACGTGAATCTGAGCTCATTCGAGGAGCGCAATCTTGAGCTTTTTCACTCTCAGTGGGAGGAGAGGGAGCCAAGGAGTGATAAAAGCCTGCCATTGCATTAGTAATCATTCTACCCACTCCGCTCAACCGTATCCTTCCTTGCGCTCTCTTAACCATCTTTTCTGCCTCTCACTACCACCACACTTGAGGCTATGGGTGTTGTGacctgttgtgtttgtgtgcatgtatttgtgAGATGGATGTCCAGCCGCTGAAAGGCTCTCAACTATTTATGTTTGGATGATTATTTAAAGTATCCAGCGCTTTTCATCATGTTCCTCATCaagaagagtttttttttcttataatGCACATAAACAGCACGATGACATGATTTAATAGAAATACATAAGCGTATAGGAGTGCTATGAAAAAGACTTTAACAACAGTGTATTAACAAAAGAAATCACCAGTAGCAGTATCCTTTTACATTAGGATTCTATACATTTTCCACATTAGTCATATTTCAAGGCTCTCTAAGCTGACACCACCAAActagaataaaatataaaatatatttacacattCAATGTCAACCACTTTTTCCCAGATTTTCAATCTTACCTCAGCTCGGTCTGCACGTCATCTGTAATGTTTCCTTTTGCTTTGCACACAGTTAAATATTATGTGAAAGCTAATGAATATGACTCAAATGTGAGATACAGGGCTTTTCCATCTTATTAGATAAATCATAAGATACAATTATTTTTAAGGCAGAACTACTGAGTTTGAATCAGCCCTCAAATACACTATTTGCTTTCTTCAAACAAGTTCCCTTGCGGTATACAGTGCACAGTACCGTATGGTAACAGTGTGGATCCCTTATCGCTATTCTTAGTCTCCTCAACATGGAGTTTCAACGCAAATGTTCACTCTGATTTGTGAAAAAGTCTTGATAGAAGCCCTTGTGTCTTGGTGACATCTGTTCAGGATGTCATAAGGAAGTCTCTGGGTTGAATTTTGGGCccataaaaagttttttttccatgCTCTCAATCAGAAACTGAATTTTTTACAACAGTGCTGAAAGACTTCTCTAAAAGTTCAGGAGAGGGATTACCTGCAAATGAAGCTCAGGGTTAATTCCCTCAATATTCGATGTGCAGTTTGTTCATCTGTCTGAACATTGCATGCCGGGAGGTCAAGTTTTGGACGAACAGGCTACAGAGTTTGAGTCCTTGCTTCCGTGCTTATTGCTGATATAAGGGATCTCTTCAGTGTTTCTGCAGAAGCCACTTCTCCATAGACATCCATAGAGTCCAGTCCCTTTTTATAGTCCTTTAATTAGATGAATGCACTCCATTATGACATGCTTTGAAATTCATCACCCTCAAACAGAAAGACACAAGGGAATACTAAAGGGCTCATCCTGGATGTGGAATGTAACATTTCAGAAATCTATAATAAAAGCATAAAAGAAGTTAGAGGAAAAACGCAAATGTAACCAAAATGATACCACAGCTGGCCTGGTTACACACTTCACTGTATACATGTGTTCTGGTCAGAGATGCCTTTCAATATTAGTGAATTACTTTTGTCTTTTCTGACAAATTGGGTGATTCAGCTCCGGTGATGAGCCGAGTGATCCCTCTAAAGCTGCAATGGCGTCATCACAGTACATGTGAGAAATGGCTCCTAAATCAGCCAGGTGGAGTCTGGATTCCCTGAGGGGGGAAAATAAGCTTGCCAGAATGAAATCATTTCCCACAGGAGTTTCCTTGCCTGAGGGGGggatctaaaaataaaaaaataaaaaagataccAGGACAACACGACTGCTCTGGTGGCACCttgttaaaagtaaaataagtaaaactacaataatactaatacaTGAATGGTATACAGTGTCTACCTTCAATTCAGAGAGCGTATAAAACATTATGAAGAAAATAAGGTGTAGAAGATTAAAGTACAGGAGACGATTTCGACAAAGTGGATGTATCTTAGAGCCACCCAGTAATTGGAAATGTCCAAGTTTGTGGTTGTTTATAATGCACTGAAAAATGGTGAGAAGAaagaggtgagagagagagagagagaatgaaaagGTCTCTGGCTTTGGTCCCTGGGGTTGGTTTTTCTCCACCATCGGAACCATTTGGCCCTAATCTCTGCTGCCCCATGGTACAGTAGTTATTGAGCACGGAGCAGCCCCTGAACTCTCGCCACAGTCACTCTGCTGCAGACTCAGCTCTCAGACCAGCTCCGGCCAGGTCGTGCCTGACCCCCAGAGTCATGCAGCTTCCCTTCAGCGGCAGGGCCCCGTGCCAAAGGAGAGTAAATGCTGCCGAGGGGCCCACAGTCCTAGCCTCATCCTGACAAGCAGATGGGCCTATAAAAGGGGTCTGCTTGCTTGTGAGAACACAAAGTCTTTTAGATAAAGAGAAGATGTTCTGGCAGTCACACCTCAATGATGTTGACAGATGGCAttctattgttgttgttgttgttcttgggGAACTgagggagaaaagaggaagaTGTCAGGTATGAGAAGGCCGAAGGACCCACAGGAATCATACAATAAGCGTCTTCAATGAGCATGAGGATGCCTCTGTGCTCATGTCCTAAAAGCAAAAGAGTGAAAGGGATAACGATTTATTTTGTCTCGTGTTCTGCACTGGTTTGAGGGCAGGAAATGGATATGGTATAGGGCTCTGTGCGTTTGTCAAAAAAACTTATTAGAAGCCATGACTagtgtgttttttatttgaagGTTGCAAAGTTATGCACACAATGGCGGCATGTTAAAGCAGTGTTTAGCTTAAGCCTGAAGCTGAGTTTCAGATGACACTATGATTGTGCATGAAGTGTCAGTGGAAAAAGTCTAGAAGTGGCCGGGGACCATTCACCTGCCCGGCGCCGCTGTGGGGGAGGCACCCGgggtgggggaggagggggttgGGTTATACCTTACTGCGCAACAGCCCCCCTGTCGGATGTTCAGGAGTGCTGCACTCGGAGGAGTTTTTGGCTTTgtccttgttgttgttgggcTCGTTGTCTTTGATTATGTCGTACTGGCGACAGAAGAGAGCGATCACACCTGGGAGGAGAGGCACAGTGTATTCATGATCAGCCGACTCtggttaaagtgatggttcggagtaatttcaccctaggctgctttgcaccttgacctcgagccaaacaaccccccatataataagcttttttcccttgttataacgttggtcgagttagcgctatcagctggttagcttagtgcaggcgctaatggatccacgtttgtatctcgtaaattaccccactaataatgctcgaaatgataccaaacttctacagtagtacaaatagtttctgtacttataaatatatataaaacgaggcattagaaagtttgtaactacaccagaagtatatttaaataacacttgcctgatggatactCCTCTCGGCTGCTACTGTGCTATTGGCGCTATCGGTGCTGTCGGCACTATCGCACAGTACTttcatactactactacatacttctggtgtagttacaaactttctaatgcctcgttttatatatatttataattacataaactatttgtactactgtagaagtttggtatcattccgggcattattagtggggtaatttacgagatacaaacgtggatccattagagCCTGccctaagctaaccagctgataacgctaactcgaccaacgttataataagggaaaaaaacttatggggggttgtttggctcgaggtcaaggtgcaaagcagcctaggatgaaattactccgaaccatcactttaaacacaaatgaatgctcctgcttttgtattttttctgttgttttgagTAAGATTCCCACGGACCGCTGTGTGTGAAGCTGTGTGATCCTGGTTTAATAAACAGTTTTGTCCTCACCTGCCCACATGATAAGTACCACCACGATGATGATAAGCTCCCCCGCCCTCAGCTGGGTGGACTGGCCCACTTCTTCCATCGTCACTTCGTCTGAAGGAGTCAAGGGGCAACATATTTAACTGACTTTCAGTGGAAGTGGGTTATGATTGACTAAACATGTACaattatgtacaataaatgaAATATTTGGTTCGCCTGGTTTCCTTGTGTTGTTCCTGGGCTGTGAGACTATGTATGCTGCAGGGATGTCACATGAATGTATGAATTGTTATATGActttaaagacaaaagaaaaaactaaacagaaatttaatctcacagaaatgtattgaaatcacacagagaacaaTACTGGCTAGGACTTTA includes:
- the LOC116042469 gene encoding S100P-binding protein isoform X2, translating into MDDKAHLTTNPIFNRLNPAKHFTPLSIYSRMITCEEKASLDHQTKLSNPFINFKIELVNNSAGKRKLEDDSYQTPAKKASSPKDVSPDLGCFMDYSSSPATQDSVSPFANSTPALLDKTQDIKSEIKSVSSQLRSEQVECCSSTQPGGSKGTAPHSLRCEKDLAPAFDCDVEDILCLNPLGTAVGFSQNKPVLTVANGQHLDRGDGQVEEGREELKKEMHLNVNDVEEDKGYFSMSYIKDLKMGKNPSQSVYSQVPPATSSSLLRLGEVETPEKEYLRVRSKKGDHPECSSEPGCPKQAVRSGQEVSFTVRDLCPIVSGPLLKPDNCPVELLEGDVDEAWNIGSPIFESSMFQATPGGAETTLDTSYETTLPLQVQVKSVVVALGQHTSSSNTTAAASLPEQTANPTKLSQDENRGSTSAKCVSARSRRPVIFDREVDWEREKRLYVHSVTRHVKEHQGANPDVMSELLTLMTRVADQASGTDGRQWQHPSDLTRRNYRRRLGIQMPKMTLPEWQARNYGTHKRFAKVPKIFERSPFP
- the LOC116042469 gene encoding S100P-binding protein isoform X1, encoding MHAVYMDDKAHLTTNPIFNRLNPAKHFTPLSIYSRMITCEEKASLDHQTKLSNPFINFKIELVNNSAGKRKLEDDSYQTPAKKASSPKDVSPDLGCFMDYSSSPATQDSVSPFANSTPALLDKTQDIKSEIKSVSSQLRSEQVECCSSTQPGGSKGTAPHSLRCEKDLAPAFDCDVEDILCLNPLGTAVGFSQNKPVLTVANGQHLDRGDGQVEEGREELKKEMHLNVNDVEEDKGYFSMSYIKDLKMGKNPSQSVYSQVPPATSSSLLRLGEVETPEKEYLRVRSKKGDHPECSSEPGCPKQAVRSGQEVSFTVRDLCPIVSGPLLKPDNCPVELLEGDVDEAWNIGSPIFESSMFQATPGGAETTLDTSYETTLPLQVQVKSVVVALGQHTSSSNTTAAASLPEQTANPTKLSQDENRGSTSAKCVSARSRRPVIFDREVDWEREKRLYVHSVTRHVKEHQGANPDVMSELLTLMTRVADQASGTDGRQWQHPSDLTRRNYRRRLGIQMPKMTLPEWQARNYGTHKRFAKVPKIFERSPFP